In uncultured Methanobrevibacter sp., one DNA window encodes the following:
- a CDS encoding acetylornithine transaminase, translating into MNTRELIKIEDDYFINTFTRQPIVLDHGEGVKVTDIDGNEYLDMFAGIAVNALGHNHPKLVKAIQEQAEKLIHISSIYYNEPALIYAKKLIEMTSFDRIFYANSGAEANEGAIKLAVKYTGKSEVISTVESFHGRTVVTLAATGHEHYHEPFKAILPKGFINVPYNDIEAIKEAITENTAAIIVEPIQGEGGVNVPDIEYLKEIEKICHENDIVFIVDEVQTGFGRCGTLFAHELFDVKPDIMTMAKGIGGGVPMGGILATEKVAGAFVPGDHGTTFGGGPLVCAAANAVLDTIVDENILDNVNEVGDYFISELKKLDKDVIAEVRGKGLMVGLELTKPGAEYVDKLREAGFLINCTADKVLRFVPPLIITKEEVDEFVKALDEIL; encoded by the coding sequence ATGAATACTCGGGAATTAATAAAAATAGAAGATGATTATTTCATAAACACTTTCACAAGACAGCCTATCGTACTGGACCACGGTGAAGGTGTAAAGGTAACTGACATTGATGGAAACGAATACTTGGACATGTTTGCAGGTATTGCCGTAAATGCTTTAGGCCATAATCATCCTAAACTCGTAAAAGCAATACAGGAACAAGCAGAAAAACTAATTCACATTTCAAGTATCTATTACAATGAACCTGCATTAATCTATGCAAAAAAATTGATTGAAATGACAAGCTTTGACAGAATCTTTTATGCAAACAGTGGTGCTGAAGCAAATGAAGGAGCTATCAAACTTGCAGTGAAATACACCGGAAAAAGCGAAGTCATATCAACTGTCGAATCATTCCACGGAAGAACAGTCGTGACACTTGCTGCAACCGGACATGAACATTATCACGAACCTTTCAAGGCAATACTTCCTAAAGGTTTCATAAATGTTCCATACAATGATATTGAAGCAATTAAAGAAGCAATAACCGAAAATACTGCAGCAATCATTGTCGAACCTATTCAGGGTGAAGGTGGAGTTAACGTCCCTGATATCGAATACCTCAAGGAAATAGAAAAAATCTGTCATGAAAATGACATTGTTTTCATTGTAGATGAAGTTCAGACAGGTTTTGGAAGATGCGGAACACTGTTTGCACATGAACTCTTTGACGTAAAACCTGACATCATGACAATGGCTAAAGGTATCGGTGGAGGAGTTCCAATGGGTGGAATCCTTGCAACAGAAAAGGTTGCCGGAGCATTTGTCCCTGGAGATCACGGAACCACTTTCGGTGGGGGACCTCTTGTCTGTGCTGCAGCAAATGCTGTTTTGGACACAATCGTTGATGAAAATATCCTTGACAATGTCAATGAGGTTGGAGACTACTTCATTTCAGAGCTTAAGAAATTGGACAAGGATGTAATAGCTGAAGTAAGAGGAAAAGGTCTTATGGTTGGTCTTGAACTCACCAAACCTGGGGCTGAATATGTGGACAAACTTCGAGAAGCAGGATTTTTAATCAATTGTACTGCGGATAAGGTATTGAGATTCGTTCCACCACTTATAATTACAAAAGAAGAAGTCGACGAGTTTGTAAAAGCTTTAGATGAAATTTTATAA
- a CDS encoding NUDIX domain-containing protein → MKPAYGLTVRGIIKNSDDEILIVKRHPKSRTDPEMWELPGGKVEKAEHFADALIREIKEETNLDCEVGDFCEAVQNDYMHKRTVQLIMYLDDVSGDVKISEEHTDWMWANLDKIETLEISTSLEKVLKKRKGKI, encoded by the coding sequence ATGAAGCCGGCATATGGACTAACAGTAAGGGGAATCATCAAAAACAGTGATGATGAAATATTGATTGTAAAAAGACATCCGAAAAGCAGAACCGACCCGGAGATGTGGGAACTTCCTGGAGGAAAAGTTGAAAAGGCAGAGCACTTTGCAGATGCCCTTATCCGAGAAATCAAGGAGGAAACAAATCTTGACTGTGAAGTGGGGGACTTCTGTGAAGCCGTTCAAAACGATTACATGCACAAAAGAACCGTGCAGCTGATAATGTATCTTGATGATGTTTCAGGTGATGTGAAAATAAGCGAAGAGCACACAGACTGGATGTGGGCCAATCTGGATAAGATTGAAACATTGGAGATTTCTACATCTCTTGAGAAAGTATTGAAAAAAAGAAAAGGAAAGATTTAG
- a CDS encoding peptidylprolyl isomerase produces MKVAIIETDKGNIELELFPNEAPGTVANFEKLANEGFYDGLTFHRVIPNFVIQGGCPKGNGTGGPGYTIKCETEGNPHRHGTGALSMAHAGKDTGGSQFFITHSPQPHLDGVHTVFGQVIKGQDVVNAIQQGDVMNKVTIEER; encoded by the coding sequence ATGAAAGTCGCTATAATCGAAACTGATAAAGGAAATATTGAATTGGAATTATTCCCGAATGAAGCTCCAGGCACTGTAGCCAACTTTGAAAAATTAGCAAACGAAGGATTTTATGATGGATTAACTTTCCACAGAGTAATCCCAAACTTTGTAATTCAAGGAGGATGTCCTAAAGGTAACGGTACCGGAGGACCTGGTTACACCATCAAATGTGAAACTGAAGGAAACCCACACAGACACGGAACCGGAGCATTATCAATGGCACACGCAGGTAAAGACACTGGTGGAAGCCAATTCTTCATTACTCACTCCCCACAACCACATTTAGACGGTGTTCACACCGTATTCGGTCAGGTAATTAAAGGTCAGGACGTTGTCAATGCAATCCAACAAGGAGACGTCATGAACAAAGTGACCATTGAAGAAAGATAG